From the Chelonoidis abingdonii isolate Lonesome George chromosome 12, CheloAbing_2.0, whole genome shotgun sequence genome, one window contains:
- the LOC116835987 gene encoding killer cell lectin-like receptor subfamily B member 1B allele C — protein MAGEIVYAELNLSPGFPGSRTPLSAQPLGPACPWWHRTALWGGWIGNIVLVIAVIALGIWVSYFMSEKGQTLAAPGSDGAGSRDPSTAECSTLLERFRSQLCPLAQPGPAGGSGCKLCPTDWQLHGDKCYWVSRGSKMWSESRVDCSARGSQLLVIRDPEELASLQHLTHAPNQFWVGLSVPSPEKAWTWLDGSRLDQTQLPVSGPAEGNSCGVVKGNRIRSDACSSAFQWICQRDAVPL, from the exons ATGGCTGGGGAGATAGTCTATGCCGAGCTGAACCTCTCCCCTGGCTTTCCTGGCTCCAGGACACCCCTTTCAGCTCAGCCCCTCG GTCCCGCATGTCCCTGGTGGCATCGGACAGCACTGTGGGGTGGATGGATTGGGAATATTGTCCTGGTGATTGCTGTGATAGCGCTGGGGATTTGGG TTTCCTACTTCATGTCTGAGAAGGGACAGACCCTGGCAGCCCCTGGGAGCGACGGAGCCGGGAGCAGAGACCCCAGTACAGCAGAATGCAGCACCCTTCTGGAGCGTTTCCGATCCCAGCTGTgtcccctggcccagcctggcccagcag GGGGCTCCGGGTGCAAACTCTGCCCCACAGactggcagctgcatggggacAAGTGCTACTGGGTCTCCAGAGGAAGTAAAATGTGGAGCGAGAGCCGCGTCGACTGCTCAGcgaggggctcccagctgctggtgaTCCGCGACCCCGAGGAGCTG GCATCTCTACAGCACCTGACACACGCTCCAAATCAGTTCTGGGTCGGACTGTCCGTCCCCTCCCCAGAGAAGGCCTGGACCTGGCTGGACGGCTCCcggctggatcagaccca GCTCCCAGTGTCAGGCCCGGCTGAGGGGAACAGTTGTGGGGTGGTGAAGGGGAATCGGATTCGTTCTGACGCCTGCAGCTCTGCATTTCAGTGGATTTGCCAGAGAGACGCCGTCCCGCTCTGA